In a genomic window of Rhabdothermincola sediminis:
- a CDS encoding thermonuclease family protein gives MSAPRARHHTPARRRLPRPAVAAVSTAVVLAVPVVGCSPPSGPHAVPSEAREPTVVEVVDGDTVVVRVGRVDEHVRLIGVDTPETKHPSKPVECFGREASAFTRAVLPPGTVVRLERDVEERDPYGRLLAYVWRQSDGAFVNRELAEQGYAATLTIPPNVAHADELVAAARRARERGAGLWGACGGPGVPAR, from the coding sequence GTGTCCGCACCCCGAGCTCGCCACCACACACCTGCTCGTCGCCGGCTTCCACGGCCCGCCGTCGCGGCGGTCTCCACCGCCGTGGTGCTGGCTGTCCCGGTGGTCGGCTGCTCGCCGCCGTCCGGGCCTCACGCGGTGCCGTCCGAGGCCCGGGAGCCCACGGTCGTCGAGGTGGTCGACGGCGACACGGTCGTCGTGCGGGTGGGGCGGGTCGACGAGCACGTTCGGCTTATCGGTGTCGACACACCGGAGACGAAGCATCCCTCCAAGCCGGTGGAGTGCTTCGGCCGGGAGGCCAGCGCGTTCACCCGTGCGGTACTGCCGCCGGGCACGGTGGTCCGGCTCGAGCGCGACGTCGAGGAGCGGGACCCCTATGGCCGGCTCCTCGCCTACGTGTGGCGGCAGTCCGACGGGGCCTTCGTCAACCGCGAGCTGGCCGAGCAGGGGTATGCCGCAACGCTCACCATCCCCCCGAACGTCGCTCACGCCGACGAGTTGGTGGCAGCGGCCAGGCGCGCCCGCGAGCGGGGCGCCGGGCTGTGGGGGGCCTGCGGCGGCCCGGGCGTACCAGCGCGATGA
- a CDS encoding GNAT family N-acetyltransferase: MERWGPERLDELARLVDRALPQERLTADELLASSWDDPGIVLGTPSGDGAVSAVVRSFGELRIGWVKLIVVAPERQREGVGKALLHTAETWAFDQGASEVQLGGAAPFYLWPGVDVEMLGMLCLAESSGYESVGSEINMALPTEFRAEPPAGVALRRVLDDRDIEAVQTFVSAHWPWWRPELDRGVEQGGCHAAFTVSAHDVVGFACHSVNRSGWIGPMGTDPQRRHAGVGHALLGALCADLMVAHITRAEISWVGPVRFYAKAGARVSRSFRSYRKRR; encoded by the coding sequence GTGGAACGCTGGGGGCCCGAGCGGCTCGATGAGTTGGCCCGCCTGGTGGACCGTGCCTTGCCTCAGGAACGGCTCACCGCGGATGAGCTCCTGGCCTCGAGCTGGGATGATCCGGGCATCGTGCTCGGCACGCCTTCCGGCGACGGGGCCGTCTCGGCTGTGGTGCGCTCGTTCGGTGAGCTGCGCATCGGCTGGGTGAAGCTGATCGTGGTCGCTCCGGAACGCCAGCGGGAGGGCGTCGGGAAGGCACTGCTCCACACCGCTGAGACCTGGGCCTTCGACCAAGGCGCCAGCGAGGTGCAGCTCGGTGGCGCGGCGCCGTTCTACCTGTGGCCCGGCGTGGACGTGGAGATGCTCGGCATGCTCTGCCTGGCCGAGTCGAGCGGGTACGAGTCGGTGGGTTCGGAGATCAACATGGCGCTGCCGACCGAGTTCCGTGCTGAGCCGCCGGCGGGGGTGGCTCTGCGCCGGGTGCTCGATGACCGCGACATCGAGGCCGTGCAGACGTTCGTGTCCGCGCACTGGCCGTGGTGGCGCCCCGAGCTCGATCGGGGCGTCGAGCAGGGCGGCTGCCATGCCGCGTTCACGGTCAGCGCGCACGATGTCGTTGGCTTCGCCTGCCACTCGGTGAACCGAAGCGGCTGGATCGGCCCGATGGGCACCGACCCACAGCGGCGCCATGCGGGGGTGGGCCACGCCCTGCTCGGCGCACTGTGCGCCGACCTGATGGTCGCCCACATCACCCGAGCCGAGATCTCCTGGGTGGGGCCGGTGCGCTTCTACGCCAAGGCCGGGGCTCGCGTCTCCCGATCGTTCCGGTCGTACCGGAAGCGTCGTTGA
- a CDS encoding amidase, whose translation MADTPWLGDTCSLIDAFRRGERSPVEELEATLAAIDGSELNAFSFLDPERALEAAKSADVSLPFGGVPIGIKELDQVEGWPNTEASLVFRDRKATWTGTMIRRALELGGCVPVGQTTASEFGGLNVSVTKLNGVTGNGWDPTRTAGGSSGGSASAVAGGLVTLATGGDGGGSIRIPAGFNGLVGMKGTVGRIPRGPMMMAGPMTVLLGCLARSVRDVCRWYDVTNGHDPRDPYSLPRVDGWEANLGRYDLAGRRVAIAPDLGKAVVRPEVAELVRRAGEQLAADAGLTIVDDVHVEVPELGFEWAMANLATLLADLGDRWPECKDELTMEMSFGLQMATEHFDLKMAARCEENRMRAFESMARVFEQVDFVICATNPDVAYPAHVTLNTRVGDVQVGPENNGALTIPANIYGNPSVSVPIGQVDGLPVGMQIMGRHHEDALVLDLAHVVERERPWPLVAPDAPV comes from the coding sequence ATGGCTGACACCCCCTGGCTCGGAGACACCTGCTCGCTCATCGACGCGTTCCGCCGAGGCGAGCGCTCCCCCGTCGAGGAGCTCGAAGCGACGTTGGCTGCGATCGACGGCAGCGAGCTCAACGCCTTCTCGTTCCTCGACCCCGAACGCGCGCTCGAGGCCGCCAAATCGGCAGACGTGTCGCTGCCGTTCGGCGGGGTGCCCATCGGCATCAAGGAACTGGACCAGGTGGAGGGCTGGCCGAACACCGAGGCGTCGCTCGTGTTCCGCGACCGGAAGGCCACCTGGACCGGGACCATGATCCGCCGGGCACTCGAGCTCGGCGGCTGCGTGCCCGTCGGCCAGACCACCGCGAGCGAGTTCGGTGGGCTCAACGTCAGCGTCACCAAGCTCAACGGCGTCACCGGCAACGGCTGGGACCCGACCCGCACCGCGGGCGGCTCGTCCGGTGGCAGCGCGTCCGCGGTCGCCGGCGGCCTGGTCACCCTGGCCACCGGGGGCGACGGCGGCGGATCCATCCGCATCCCCGCCGGGTTCAACGGCCTGGTGGGGATGAAGGGCACCGTGGGGCGCATCCCCAGGGGGCCGATGATGATGGCCGGCCCGATGACCGTGCTGCTCGGTTGCCTGGCCCGCTCGGTGCGTGACGTGTGCCGCTGGTACGACGTCACCAACGGCCACGACCCCCGGGACCCCTACAGCCTCCCCCGGGTCGACGGGTGGGAAGCGAACCTCGGCCGCTACGACCTGGCGGGCAGGCGAGTCGCCATCGCACCCGACCTCGGCAAGGCGGTGGTGCGGCCGGAGGTCGCGGAGCTGGTCCGCCGAGCCGGCGAGCAACTGGCGGCCGACGCGGGCCTGACGATCGTCGACGACGTGCACGTCGAGGTGCCCGAGCTGGGCTTCGAGTGGGCCATGGCCAACCTCGCGACCTTGCTCGCCGATCTCGGCGACCGCTGGCCCGAGTGCAAGGACGAGCTGACCATGGAGATGTCGTTCGGCCTGCAGATGGCGACCGAGCACTTCGACCTGAAGATGGCCGCCCGCTGCGAGGAGAACCGGATGAGGGCCTTCGAGTCGATGGCCCGGGTCTTCGAGCAGGTCGACTTCGTGATCTGCGCCACCAACCCCGACGTCGCCTACCCGGCTCACGTGACCCTGAACACCCGGGTGGGCGACGTGCAGGTCGGGCCGGAGAACAACGGCGCGCTGACCATCCCGGCCAACATCTACGGGAACCCCAGCGTGTCCGTGCCGATCGGGCAGGTCGACGGGCTCCCCGTGGGGATGCAGATCATGGGCCGCCACCACGAGGACGCCCTCGTCCTCGACCTCGCCCATGTCGTGGAGCGGGAGCGCCCCTGGCCACTGGTGGCTCCGGACGCCCCGGTGTGA
- a CDS encoding polysaccharide deacetylase family protein → MTTLAERLGYSPDDRLLIINCDDLGACHAANTGVYEALRQGLATSASLMVPCPWAREAAAQYLGEDVGVHLTLNAEYDLYRWGPITQAPSLLDGDGGFPRTVQDVWDHADLDEVRRECRAQIERAILWGFDVSHLDSHMGTLQLKPEFFDIYLELAVEFGLPLRLSGASTEPLVGFPFRRLAAEEGVVFPDHFILVPNGVGSRRVIEKSLFDLRPGVTEMYVHPATDTPELRALAPDWANRVDDHHLITHDTALRAMVERSGVKLIGYRELRELQRNGS, encoded by the coding sequence GTGACCACGCTCGCCGAACGCCTCGGCTACTCCCCCGACGACCGGCTGCTGATCATCAACTGCGATGATCTCGGCGCCTGCCACGCGGCCAACACCGGCGTGTACGAGGCGCTGCGTCAGGGCCTGGCCACTAGCGCCTCGCTGATGGTGCCCTGCCCCTGGGCGCGCGAGGCAGCGGCGCAGTACCTCGGCGAGGACGTCGGGGTGCACCTGACCCTGAACGCCGAGTACGACCTGTACCGCTGGGGCCCGATCACGCAGGCCCCCTCGCTGCTCGACGGCGACGGTGGGTTCCCCCGCACGGTCCAGGATGTCTGGGACCACGCGGATCTCGACGAGGTCCGTCGGGAGTGCCGGGCTCAGATCGAGCGGGCGATCCTGTGGGGCTTCGACGTGAGCCACCTCGACTCCCACATGGGCACCCTGCAGCTCAAGCCCGAGTTCTTCGACATCTACCTTGAGTTGGCCGTCGAGTTCGGACTCCCGCTCCGACTCTCCGGAGCCTCCACGGAACCGTTGGTGGGGTTCCCGTTCCGCCGCCTGGCGGCCGAGGAAGGCGTCGTCTTCCCCGACCACTTCATCCTGGTACCCAACGGGGTGGGCAGTCGACGGGTGATCGAGAAGTCCCTCTTCGATCTGCGACCCGGGGTCACCGAGATGTACGTCCACCCGGCCACCGACACCCCCGAGCTGCGGGCCCTCGCCCCCGATTGGGCGAACCGGGTCGACGACCATCACCTCATCACCCACGACACCGCGCTACGGGCCATGGTGGAACGCTCCGGCGTGAAGCTGATCGGCTACCGCGAGCTGCGCGAGCTGCAGCGCAACGGAAGCTGA
- a CDS encoding DUF7064 domain-containing protein translates to MRVRLDPQDEYLHELGPEPTFNESMYFNVYDPGAQLGGFFRLGNRANEGRGEMTVCLYLPDGRVAFMFQRPEVHTNDAFDAAGMRFEVVEPFEQLTVSYSGGVVLLEDPLAMANPRRAFTENPHADCEVALVYRRVSDMFGGEPEEAHERPGEEFARGHYEQLVSAVGTCRVGEQQWQLAGFGLRDHSWGPRTWQAPWYYRWLTANFGAEFGFMGSRIARRDGEGTRGGFVWVGARMIPVHDLRISTGWEGQERYHRSIEAVLRAAGPGGEPLEWTVTGRVLNLIPLRNRRDGLVTRISEGLTEWTLGDGRVGYGWSEYLDQIVDGAPVGLEE, encoded by the coding sequence ATGCGAGTGCGCCTCGATCCCCAGGACGAGTACCTGCACGAGCTCGGCCCGGAGCCGACGTTCAACGAGAGCATGTACTTCAACGTCTACGACCCGGGAGCGCAGCTGGGTGGGTTCTTCCGCCTGGGCAACCGAGCCAACGAGGGTCGAGGTGAGATGACCGTGTGCCTCTACCTCCCTGACGGCCGGGTGGCGTTCATGTTCCAGCGCCCGGAGGTCCACACGAACGACGCGTTCGACGCCGCAGGCATGCGTTTCGAGGTCGTCGAGCCGTTCGAGCAGCTGACGGTGTCCTACTCCGGGGGGGTGGTGCTGCTCGAGGATCCGCTGGCGATGGCCAATCCCCGGCGAGCCTTCACCGAGAACCCGCACGCCGACTGCGAGGTGGCACTCGTCTACCGGCGGGTGAGCGACATGTTCGGCGGTGAGCCCGAGGAGGCCCACGAGCGCCCGGGGGAGGAGTTCGCCCGGGGCCACTACGAGCAACTCGTGTCGGCCGTGGGGACCTGCCGGGTGGGCGAGCAGCAGTGGCAGCTCGCCGGGTTCGGGCTGCGGGACCACTCGTGGGGTCCGCGCACCTGGCAGGCGCCGTGGTACTACCGCTGGCTGACCGCCAACTTCGGGGCCGAGTTCGGCTTCATGGGGTCTCGCATCGCTCGGCGCGACGGCGAGGGGACCCGCGGAGGCTTCGTGTGGGTCGGTGCGCGGATGATCCCGGTGCACGACCTCCGGATCAGCACCGGCTGGGAAGGCCAGGAGCGCTACCACCGCAGCATCGAAGCGGTCCTGCGGGCTGCGGGCCCCGGCGGCGAACCGCTCGAATGGACCGTCACCGGCCGGGTGCTGAACCTGATCCCCCTGCGGAACCGTCGAGATGGGCTCGTGACCCGGATCTCCGAGGGCCTCACGGAATGGACGCTCGGGGACGGGCGAGTGGGCTACGGCTGGTCCGAGTACCTCGACCAGATCGTGGACGGCGCGCCCGTCGGTCTCGAGGAGTAG
- a CDS encoding TetR/AcrR family transcriptional regulator — MSLSELVADPPNDDEGRTKGETKGERTRRRLLELAIEHFGSGGFRATSVSEIARAAGVTQAAVYAYFANKEALFVAAVDADASALIAESRAAVAGTPIRQFIPAWIVELFSRLDRHPLARRVLAGEEPEVVPRLIELPALAVATGQFEAEVRDAQARGEVRADLDTRRIAAGAEALIVSLLFSMVHVGGLATTRHQAGVVEAFDAMLRPPA, encoded by the coding sequence ATGAGCCTCTCCGAGCTCGTCGCGGACCCTCCGAACGACGACGAGGGACGGACCAAGGGCGAGACCAAGGGCGAGCGGACCCGGCGCCGGTTGCTGGAGCTGGCCATCGAGCACTTCGGCTCCGGTGGCTTCCGGGCCACCTCCGTCTCCGAGATCGCCCGAGCCGCGGGCGTCACCCAAGCTGCGGTCTACGCCTACTTCGCCAACAAGGAAGCCCTGTTCGTGGCTGCGGTCGACGCCGATGCCAGCGCCCTCATCGCCGAGTCACGAGCCGCGGTCGCCGGCACGCCGATCCGCCAGTTCATCCCGGCGTGGATCGTGGAGCTGTTCTCCCGCCTCGACCGGCATCCGCTCGCCCGCCGTGTGCTCGCCGGGGAGGAACCAGAGGTCGTGCCACGGCTCATCGAGCTGCCCGCCCTCGCGGTCGCGACCGGCCAGTTCGAGGCAGAGGTGCGCGATGCGCAGGCTCGGGGCGAGGTGCGAGCAGATCTGGACACCCGCCGGATCGCCGCCGGCGCCGAAGCGCTGATCGTGTCGCTGTTGTTCTCCATGGTTCACGTGGGTGGGCTCGCCACCACCCGCCACCAGGCAGGAGTGGTCGAAGCGTTCGATGCCATGCTGCGCCCGCCGGCCTGA
- a CDS encoding nitronate monooxygenase, translated as MRTELCDRFDIEFPIFAFTHCRDVVAAVSNAGGLGVLGAVGFTAEQLEVELQWIDEHTDKPYGVDVVIPGKYEGMGEMDAEKLQQDLEAMIPEEHRQFAAKLLADHGVPELPDDVEPPSLLGWTLATATPLIEVAMQHERVRLIANALGTPPPEVIKEIHDHGRLVAALCGSAAQASRHQAAGVDIVIAQGTEGGGHTGEIGSMVLWPEVIDAVSPTPVLAAGGIGTGRQMAAALAMGAQGVWTGSLWLTVEEADVPPAQMQAYFDATSKDTVRSRSFTGKPCRMLRNDWTEAWEREDTPDPLGMPLQFMVTGDAVARHHRYADKAQAVGFNPVGQIVGRMNKPRKVKDVIFELVEECIEASERLTNLMANA; from the coding sequence ATGCGCACCGAGCTCTGCGACCGCTTCGACATCGAGTTCCCGATCTTCGCCTTCACCCACTGCCGCGACGTGGTCGCCGCCGTGAGCAACGCCGGGGGCCTCGGCGTGCTCGGCGCGGTCGGCTTCACCGCGGAGCAGCTCGAAGTCGAGCTGCAATGGATCGACGAACACACCGACAAGCCCTACGGCGTCGACGTGGTCATCCCCGGCAAGTACGAGGGCATGGGCGAGATGGACGCGGAGAAGCTCCAGCAAGACCTCGAGGCGATGATCCCCGAGGAGCACCGCCAGTTCGCCGCCAAGCTGCTCGCCGATCACGGGGTGCCGGAGCTTCCCGACGACGTCGAGCCCCCGAGCCTCCTCGGCTGGACGCTCGCCACCGCTACACCCCTCATCGAGGTGGCCATGCAGCACGAGAGAGTGCGCCTGATCGCCAACGCCCTGGGTACTCCCCCACCGGAGGTCATCAAGGAGATCCACGATCACGGCCGACTCGTCGCCGCCCTCTGCGGATCTGCCGCGCAGGCCTCACGACACCAAGCGGCCGGCGTCGACATCGTGATCGCGCAGGGCACCGAAGGCGGTGGTCACACCGGCGAGATCGGTTCGATGGTGCTGTGGCCCGAGGTCATCGACGCGGTCAGCCCCACCCCCGTGCTCGCTGCGGGGGGCATCGGAACTGGCCGGCAGATGGCCGCCGCACTGGCCATGGGGGCCCAAGGGGTGTGGACCGGTTCTCTGTGGCTCACGGTGGAGGAAGCCGACGTGCCCCCCGCGCAGATGCAAGCCTACTTCGACGCCACGAGCAAGGACACCGTCCGCTCCCGGTCCTTCACCGGCAAGCCGTGCCGGATGCTGCGCAACGACTGGACCGAGGCATGGGAGCGCGAAGACACCCCCGATCCGCTCGGGATGCCACTGCAGTTCATGGTCACCGGTGACGCCGTGGCTCGCCACCACCGGTACGCCGACAAGGCTCAGGCCGTCGGGTTCAACCCCGTGGGCCAGATCGTGGGACGCATGAACAAGCCTCGGAAGGTCAAGGACGTCATCTTCGAGCTCGTCGAGGAGTGCATCGAGGCGAGCGAGCGGCTGACCAACCTCATGGCGAACGCCTGA
- a CDS encoding TetR/AcrR family transcriptional regulator — MATQGERKAETRRRLLDAAAELFAAKGVHAVSLEAVAEAADRTTGAIYAHFGGKAGLLLALLDETSREVGRDTKGALAGAADTDARLRALWRTFAEHADAGDDHWMLLEHELWLHAARHPESRELLANRFAHARDLMGASWQGWADDSDRPLPIPGDDLAVLVLALLFGLDMQRRVDPAAVPDDLAVTGLRLLFALAPEPSRSPTS, encoded by the coding sequence ATGGCGACGCAGGGGGAACGGAAGGCCGAGACCAGGCGCCGACTCCTCGACGCGGCCGCCGAACTGTTCGCCGCCAAGGGCGTCCACGCCGTCTCCCTCGAGGCCGTCGCCGAGGCCGCCGATCGGACCACGGGAGCGATCTATGCCCATTTCGGCGGCAAGGCGGGCCTCCTCCTCGCCCTCCTCGACGAGACCTCGCGTGAGGTGGGCCGCGACACCAAAGGGGCGCTCGCTGGCGCCGCCGACACCGACGCCCGTCTCCGGGCCCTCTGGCGCACCTTCGCCGAGCACGCGGATGCCGGAGACGATCACTGGATGCTGCTCGAACACGAGCTCTGGCTGCACGCGGCCCGACATCCCGAAAGCCGGGAGCTGCTCGCCAACCGCTTCGCCCACGCCCGCGACCTTATGGGCGCATCCTGGCAAGGCTGGGCCGACGACAGCGATCGCCCGCTCCCGATCCCGGGCGACGATCTCGCGGTGCTCGTGCTGGCTCTGCTCTTCGGCCTCGACATGCAGCGCCGGGTGGACCCCGCCGCCGTTCCCGACGATCTCGCCGTCACAGGCCTGCGCCTCCTCTTCGCCCTGGCCCCCGAACCCTCTCGATCCCCCACCAGCTGA
- a CDS encoding LLM class F420-dependent oxidoreductase: MSRYGMTIPFNGVPLHQQRDWVVELADLGYTDVWSAEADGADAFTPLALASVWAPSLRLGTAIVPAFTRGPACLAQSVGSLAQAAPGRFAFGIGTSSDVIVQRWNGLPFEAPYQRVRDMVHFLRAAMAGEKVTHDYETFSVKGFRLGVVPEEPVPILIAALREGMLRLAGREGDGAIINWLSADDVARVAPVVRQFGPNADGTDKEIVARIFVAPGVDADTARGFGRFAIAAYLNVPVYAKFHEWLGRGDQLAGMWARWREGDRKAALEEIPDSLVDELIVHGPPEACREHVQRYVANGVTTPVLAILPFPGVDQRQAMRDVAPR; encoded by the coding sequence ATGAGTCGGTACGGCATGACCATCCCGTTCAACGGAGTCCCGCTGCACCAGCAGCGGGACTGGGTCGTGGAGCTCGCAGACCTGGGATACACCGACGTGTGGTCGGCCGAGGCCGATGGCGCCGACGCGTTCACACCGCTGGCGCTCGCGTCGGTGTGGGCGCCGTCATTGCGGCTCGGTACCGCCATCGTCCCCGCGTTCACTCGGGGGCCCGCCTGTCTGGCCCAATCCGTCGGCTCGCTGGCCCAAGCCGCGCCCGGCCGGTTCGCCTTCGGCATCGGCACCTCGTCGGACGTGATCGTGCAGCGCTGGAACGGCCTCCCCTTCGAGGCGCCCTACCAGCGGGTGCGCGACATGGTGCACTTCCTGCGGGCCGCGATGGCGGGCGAGAAGGTCACCCACGACTACGAGACCTTCTCGGTCAAGGGCTTCCGGCTCGGTGTGGTGCCCGAGGAGCCGGTGCCGATCCTTATCGCGGCGCTGCGGGAAGGGATGCTGCGCCTCGCCGGCCGTGAGGGAGACGGCGCGATCATCAACTGGCTGTCGGCCGACGACGTGGCCAGGGTGGCCCCCGTCGTGCGCCAGTTCGGACCCAACGCCGACGGCACCGACAAGGAGATCGTGGCCCGGATCTTCGTGGCCCCGGGAGTCGACGCCGACACCGCCCGTGGGTTCGGGAGGTTCGCCATCGCCGCGTACCTGAACGTGCCGGTGTACGCGAAGTTCCACGAGTGGCTGGGCCGGGGCGATCAGCTCGCGGGCATGTGGGCCAGATGGCGCGAGGGTGATCGCAAGGCGGCACTGGAGGAGATCCCCGACTCGCTGGTCGACGAGCTGATCGTCCACGGGCCCCCTGAGGCGTGCCGGGAACACGTGCAGCGCTATGTGGCCAACGGGGTGACCACCCCCGTGCTGGCCATCCTCCCCTTCCCCGGGGTGGACCAGCGGCAGGCGATGCGCGACGTCGCCCCTCGCTGA
- a CDS encoding steroid 3-ketoacyl-CoA thiolase, translating to MSEVVIVEAVRSPIGRRGGGLSTMHSADLLATVLAELIDRSGVDPAEVGQVVGGCVSQVGMQAFNIARTAWLTAGLPIRAPATTVDSQCGSSQQATNLATSLVGSGVVDVAVACGVEIMSRVPMGASLARGLDLGKAIPKSYFDRYEFTSQFEGAERIAEKWGITRQDCDELGVRSQQLAAQAWDEDRFATQIVPIDAPDLDEEGKPTGTTHRVERDEGLRETTLEGIAGLKPVARENGVHTAASSSQISDGAAAVLLMTREKASALRLEPMGRVVDTCLVGVDPVLMLTGPIDATHHLLQRNGMQMSDIDLVEINEAFASVVLSWERELHPDMDTVNPNGGAIALGHPLGGSGAILITKAVHELHRADKTTALVTMCCGGGLGTGTIIERI from the coding sequence ATGAGCGAAGTCGTGATCGTCGAAGCCGTCCGCTCCCCCATCGGTCGCCGTGGTGGAGGCCTGTCCACCATGCACTCGGCCGATCTGCTGGCCACCGTGCTCGCGGAGCTGATCGACCGCTCGGGTGTCGACCCGGCAGAGGTCGGGCAGGTGGTGGGGGGCTGCGTCAGCCAGGTGGGGATGCAGGCGTTCAACATCGCCCGCACCGCATGGCTCACCGCGGGGCTGCCCATCAGAGCGCCGGCCACGACGGTCGACAGCCAGTGCGGCTCCTCGCAGCAGGCCACCAACCTGGCCACCAGCCTGGTGGGCTCGGGCGTGGTCGACGTGGCGGTGGCCTGCGGCGTGGAGATCATGAGCCGGGTCCCGATGGGGGCGAGCCTGGCCCGGGGACTCGATCTCGGCAAGGCCATCCCCAAGAGCTACTTCGACCGCTACGAGTTCACTTCCCAGTTCGAGGGGGCGGAGCGGATCGCGGAGAAGTGGGGTATCACCCGCCAGGACTGCGACGAGCTGGGCGTCCGCTCGCAGCAGCTCGCGGCCCAAGCCTGGGACGAAGACCGGTTCGCCACCCAGATCGTGCCCATCGACGCCCCCGACCTCGACGAAGAGGGCAAGCCGACCGGCACCACCCACCGGGTCGAGCGCGACGAAGGCCTGCGCGAGACCACCCTCGAAGGGATCGCCGGGCTCAAGCCGGTGGCACGGGAGAACGGCGTGCACACCGCCGCCAGCTCCTCGCAGATCTCCGACGGGGCGGCAGCGGTGCTGCTCATGACCCGTGAGAAGGCCAGCGCCCTGAGGCTCGAGCCGATGGGACGGGTCGTGGACACCTGTCTGGTGGGGGTCGACCCGGTGCTCATGCTGACCGGCCCGATCGACGCCACCCACCACCTGCTGCAGCGCAACGGCATGCAGATGTCCGACATCGACCTTGTCGAGATCAACGAGGCCTTCGCCTCGGTCGTGCTGTCCTGGGAGCGGGAACTGCACCCCGACATGGACACGGTCAACCCCAACGGGGGTGCCATCGCCCTCGGCCACCCGCTCGGCGGTTCGGGGGCCATCCTGATCACCAAGGCAGTCCATGAGCTGCATCGGGCCGACAAGACCACCGCTTTGGTGACCATGTGCTGCGGCGGGGGGCTGGGCACCGGCACCATCATCGAGCGCATCTGA
- a CDS encoding TetR/AcrR family transcriptional regulator translates to MASVVSEDGTAGAGPAATSERAPETKGERTRRRLLEIAIERFGERGYRATSVSEIARAAGLTQAAAYAYFPSKEALFDAAVDADASALVGEAESRLAGTPVRQLVPMLLVLFLGGLDRHPLVRRVLSGQEPEALARLVDLPVLGRLTGDIADAVRTGQGRGEVRTDLDADLFASGAETIVLSLLMSVSQVGSSTEARRQLGVLTIFDAVLRPPE, encoded by the coding sequence ATGGCGAGCGTGGTGAGCGAGGACGGGACCGCTGGCGCAGGGCCGGCGGCGACCTCCGAGCGCGCCCCCGAGACCAAGGGCGAGCGCACCCGGCGACGGCTGCTCGAGATCGCCATCGAGCGCTTCGGGGAACGGGGGTACCGGGCCACCTCGGTGTCCGAGATCGCCCGGGCCGCCGGTCTCACCCAGGCCGCGGCGTACGCGTACTTCCCGAGCAAGGAAGCCCTCTTCGACGCCGCGGTCGACGCCGATGCGTCGGCGCTGGTCGGCGAGGCCGAGTCCAGGCTGGCCGGGACCCCGGTCCGCCAGCTCGTGCCCATGCTCCTCGTGCTGTTCCTCGGCGGGCTCGACCGGCACCCGCTGGTGCGACGGGTGCTGAGCGGTCAGGAGCCTGAAGCGCTCGCCCGCCTGGTCGATCTGCCAGTCCTGGGTCGGCTCACCGGCGACATCGCGGACGCCGTCCGGACCGGGCAGGGCCGAGGCGAGGTGCGCACCGACCTCGACGCCGACCTGTTCGCCAGCGGGGCGGAGACCATCGTGCTCAGCCTGCTGATGAGCGTGAGCCAGGTGGGGTCCTCCACCGAGGCCCGCCGGCAGCTCGGGGTGCTGACGATCTTCGACGCGGTGCTGAGGCCACCGGAATGA
- a CDS encoding acyl-CoA thioesterase encodes MDAREWLGLKPTHNPMRWYLPVVPGISAGGAFLFGGCGLGAAIEAMEGSTGRPVIWATAQYLSFARPPDVMDIDVTIASHGRYTTQARAVGHVGDTEILTVNAALGSRPFPERGQWVARPEVPTPGECERREPRRVVAESIMMRLDQRWALRDGRNGRTAVWTRMPDLLGVSASSLAVLGDYVPLGLGELVEAEITSNSLDNTLRVANVVDTEWVLVDIRIDLINHGFGHGTVYLWAEDGTLMATASQSAIIRLWKGD; translated from the coding sequence ATGGACGCCCGTGAGTGGCTCGGCCTGAAGCCCACCCACAACCCCATGCGCTGGTACCTACCGGTCGTGCCCGGCATCTCCGCTGGTGGAGCGTTCCTCTTCGGTGGGTGCGGGCTCGGCGCGGCGATCGAGGCCATGGAGGGCAGCACCGGCCGACCGGTCATCTGGGCCACCGCCCAGTACCTGTCCTTCGCTCGTCCGCCCGACGTCATGGACATCGACGTCACCATCGCCTCCCACGGCCGCTACACCACTCAGGCCCGGGCGGTCGGCCACGTCGGCGACACCGAGATCCTTACGGTGAACGCGGCGCTCGGATCACGCCCCTTCCCCGAGCGGGGCCAGTGGGTCGCTCGCCCCGAGGTGCCGACGCCCGGTGAGTGCGAGCGTCGGGAGCCCCGCCGGGTGGTCGCGGAGTCGATCATGATGCGCCTCGACCAGCGCTGGGCCCTCCGGGACGGTCGCAACGGCCGCACCGCGGTGTGGACTCGCATGCCCGATCTGCTGGGTGTGTCCGCCTCGTCGCTCGCGGTGCTCGGTGACTACGTGCCGCTCGGTCTCGGGGAGCTGGTCGAAGCCGAGATCACCAGCAACAGCCTCGACAACACCCTGCGGGTGGCGAACGTGGTCGACACCGAGTGGGTGCTCGTCGACATCCGCATCGATCTCATCAACCACGGCTTCGGCCACGGGACCGTGTACCTGTGGGCCGAGGACGGCACGCTCATGGCCACCGCCAGCCAGTCGGCGATCATCCGGCTCTGGAAGGGTGACTGA